Genomic segment of Synechococcus sp. A18-25c:
TCTTCACTAACCGATGAAGAGTGGGTGATGGTGCTCAGCCATCGCAACCGCCAGGCTGCTGCGAAGCCAGCGCGCCAATCAGCCGCCAAGCAGCGCACGGCCATCACGAAGTCAGCTGCAAAGGCGGCAACGTCTCGCAAGACGGCTGCCAAGACAACGGCTGCCAAAACGACGGCAGCTCGCGCCACCAGGAAGGCTGCGAAAACCAGCACCTCAAAGGTTGCTGCTGCCAAGAGCGCCCCAGCGAAGACCACGTCCGCCAAAACCACTGCGTCGGTGGCATCCGCTGGCAAGTCGCGACCCGCACGGAGAGCGCGCAAAGCCACCAAGTCTGCGTCGGTCGGATCAGCAGCCGGTCGCATGGCCAAGGCTGCCGCTCAGCTTGCGAGCGCCAACGGGTTCAGTTCCCCCGCACGCAGCTGATGAGTTGCATGCAGCCTTCTGCTACCAGAGGCTGCATTGACCCTGCTGTCTCAGCAGGTGATCGGCCAGGACGAGGTTCACCATCGCTTCCACCATCGGCACGGCCCTTGGCAGCACGCAGGGGTCGTGACGTCCTTTGGCGGCGAGGGTCGTCGCTTCCCCCTTGTCGTTGATGGTCTGCTGCTCCTTGCGGATCGTGGCGGTGGGTTTGAAAGCCACGCGAATCACAATCGGCTCACCGTTGCTGATGCCGCCCTGAATGCCGCCGGAATTGTTGGTGGCTGTGCGCAGTCGACCGTCTTCGCTGGGGAGGAAGGCATCGTTGTGCTCGCTGCCTTTCAGCTGTGTTCCGGCGAAGCCAGAACCAATCTCGAATCCTTTGGTCGCCGGCAGTGACATCACTGCCTTCGCCAGATCGGCTTCCAGCTTGTCAAACACCGGCATGCCAAGACCCACCGGTGGACGATGGACCACGCATTCGATAAGGCCACCGCAGGAATCTCCCTCCCGGCCAATGGCTTCGATGCGCTCGATCATCCGGTCTGCCATGACGGGATCAGGACAACGCACGATGGTCGCTTCCACGTCATCTCTGCTGACACTGTGAATGTCGATGCTGGCCTCCAGATCGTGAATGCGTTTCACCCAGGCAACCACCTCGGTGCCATGGGCCTTGAGCAGCATCTGTCGGGCAATGGCCCCGGCCGCTACCCGTCCAATCGTTTCGCGCGCTGAGGCGCGACCTCCGCCGCTGCGTGCCTGAATGCCATATTTGGCCTGATAAGTGGCATCCGCATGGGATGGCCGGAAGGCCACTTCCACCTCCTTGTAATCCTGCGGCCGCTGGTCTTTGTTGCGC
This window contains:
- the aroC gene encoding chorismate synthase, with protein sequence MGSSFGTLFRISTFGESHGGGVGVILEGCPPRLEISREAIQAELDRRKPGQSRITTPRKEADQVEILSGVMDGMTLGTPIAMVVRNKDQRPQDYKEVEVAFRPSHADATYQAKYGIQARSGGGRASARETIGRVAAGAIARQMLLKAHGTEVVAWVKRIHDLEASIDIHSVSRDDVEATIVRCPDPVMADRMIERIEAIGREGDSCGGLIECVVHRPPVGLGMPVFDKLEADLAKAVMSLPATKGFEIGSGFAGTQLKGSEHNDAFLPSEDGRLRTATNNSGGIQGGISNGEPIVIRVAFKPTATIRKEQQTINDKGEATTLAAKGRHDPCVLPRAVPMVEAMVNLVLADHLLRQQGQCSLW